In Bdellovibrionales bacterium, the following proteins share a genomic window:
- a CDS encoding FG-GAP repeat protein gives MFERDLFKMNYLTKLPARMLLPFVCVLLGSCKDGVKSGSVSKDFTGVRDVEALSPYSIKINWINNAAYMRYKVYSDFQTEPLVEQVFEGATIGSLIPEKSYSFKVIGESAAGGTQGGDKEISATTWPVFKGITEITVDPDGNPVVKWSYSYNAEFQIFYTKDAAPSASNTSNWTTNYVSTSAQNYTFKGLSGATKYYFSVHALYADKVVERTTAVLSHQTPASFPSPAYLLNPISIGTLPFVKVTPVINSLFRSEHYSSVLKRDGSLVSDPLIGAGTLIMSGVSLDPGPVENLSLEVHYSDGTIDETYKATGLSTYVKGQSVKIDSPPISSVGGGMAKLGNAMASGDFNCDGYADLAVGMSQASLAGYGVSVSTAGAVIVYYSYRKPDTTYELKTSIPPVLEPVNPGKDPQVITFDDLGSNAQFGFSLASGGNLNGDKLGLYSCEDLIVGAPYEYYSGYRVGRSYVFFGGRNGLARSAHLSDMPENVETCDGLAEDATCSPVRLWPDYSLWPSSVLGGAFVSTYPYSSGDLFGYSVAFLGDINGDGYDDIGIGAPYGDWDGKADLAAPAGQGYVSDVGYVAIYFGSRFGIGYETPTATGIPSGSDARFRWLKIFPPVVEQNMRFGSSIAGRGDVDGYYRVRNANGKSYGGSDFVVGAPGFSYANPQVGLFPFNGNQGISPVGGGWTRSAGSYVNPTNAWGMNQGTTSTGISFLYFGRGMSSLPTGGDVDKPYRNNYWSCQERGMISKRDHYSCLTSSSSFRILFPRIPSSVGFGAAVLIAGNASRYDENNALLTSFKDPNRDGFAEVLVSAPYGDATNADVGHLWQFFGNGGRLFEGLDFKGVAVGGDSGPNGDFRINDPACVDFTNFALVANQAACAPTVLRSDSIAAGTQMGSSGGALVASDISGDGLLDIVVGAPNDSTKGAASGAVFVYRSAPNIGVTSVFSKLYSEQGDIDDRLGTSVASGNFNGDFGASVSLIDIAVGAPGDEAHRPGAGMIHLFNTANGTTLPAIRSESDVKLSDDLATLSDYLYYKTQIVGDLNGDGYDDAVGRMVRISSAGVRTMDAIVYYGSKVGLVTTELCRNNPSKIFLAGSENLSSCYPAVNQSISSTKPGIRLPQLILKPNNVSDFWVSYALPTGDVNGDSFDDVAFIDTSNSLIIYFGTGGGLQAVSNPSWIPDVNDPQIVTQSFMPGISENTVGCNSIGCSGSGINTSIENELLAHGDLNGDGFEDVVIANPRASSPLMNTIAAPKLPPAELNVLGIGAGAGWHCNPAPASNDARCSTGAAIPNHGIVYVLYGSANGLQTPSLRGLASPGTDFSLTNSTYAVSGYDSESNVSQRACSPGTAKSCRGQFLRNPIFENVNYGYAELGHLFGSGIVVMDHDNDGYDDLLVGAMGFEDLTCLQGSSLRDYGRIYVFGGSDEGIVAGPETSYYMGYSSLASCPSTLTNPAVDDKALGTQILGNQKLRALMPQIAYEVSNPSNGTRRLFGSFMSVAGDLNKDGYEDLIVTTPNEGSQSYGTPGLAYVYYGPLCGADNEIGMLSLTQNESNFNRQFLWSNPTDAGQISSINFASDCQTPGGPKLPMQKFLVLGSASGDMNGANVLGARKGLGDVNKDGYDDILIGGRNWDDLTRDYNDIGRGVIYFGSSRGLFTSEYPDLNSVADSLGRYKPFMIVPKFDLPGAIFFSKKSSLGDVNGDSSADYMIVTPGYDGEGDLKGVDLGGFFLFY, from the coding sequence ATGTTTGAACGTGATTTGTTTAAAATGAATTATCTCACGAAACTCCCCGCTCGGATGCTTTTGCCGTTCGTGTGTGTTTTGCTCGGGTCATGTAAGGACGGAGTAAAAAGTGGATCTGTGAGCAAGGATTTTACAGGAGTCAGAGATGTAGAAGCACTTTCTCCTTATTCAATTAAAATAAACTGGATCAACAATGCTGCTTATATGAGATACAAGGTTTATTCGGATTTTCAAACTGAGCCATTGGTGGAGCAGGTTTTTGAGGGAGCTACTATCGGATCCTTGATCCCGGAGAAATCTTATTCCTTTAAGGTCATAGGGGAAAGTGCCGCGGGCGGGACCCAGGGAGGAGACAAAGAGATTTCAGCAACGACTTGGCCCGTGTTTAAAGGTATAACTGAAATCACTGTTGATCCGGACGGTAATCCCGTCGTCAAGTGGAGTTATTCCTACAATGCTGAGTTTCAAATATTTTATACGAAAGATGCGGCTCCTTCAGCGAGTAACACAAGTAACTGGACAACTAACTATGTGAGCACCAGTGCGCAGAACTATACGTTTAAGGGGCTGTCGGGTGCGACTAAATATTACTTTTCTGTTCATGCACTTTATGCAGATAAAGTCGTTGAACGTACGACTGCTGTCTTAAGTCATCAGACTCCCGCTTCGTTTCCAAGTCCTGCATATCTTTTAAATCCAATTAGCATCGGAACTTTGCCCTTCGTGAAAGTAACACCAGTCATTAACTCGTTATTTCGGTCTGAACATTATTCATCTGTTTTAAAACGGGATGGGAGCCTTGTATCAGATCCACTTATCGGTGCTGGAACTCTTATTATGAGCGGGGTTTCATTGGATCCTGGTCCCGTGGAGAATTTGAGTTTAGAAGTGCATTACAGCGATGGCACAATCGATGAAACTTATAAAGCCACAGGCCTATCGACTTATGTAAAGGGTCAATCTGTTAAAATTGACTCTCCCCCAATCAGCAGCGTCGGTGGCGGGATGGCAAAGCTTGGAAATGCGATGGCGAGCGGAGACTTTAATTGTGATGGCTACGCTGATCTGGCTGTTGGTATGTCCCAGGCTTCTTTGGCTGGATATGGAGTGAGTGTCAGCACTGCCGGTGCAGTTATCGTCTATTATTCCTATAGAAAGCCAGATACGACCTATGAGTTAAAGACGAGTATCCCTCCCGTGCTCGAGCCTGTTAATCCCGGAAAGGATCCTCAAGTTATCACTTTTGACGATCTTGGAAGTAATGCGCAATTTGGATTTAGTCTCGCAAGTGGAGGAAATTTAAATGGCGATAAGTTGGGCCTATATTCTTGCGAAGATTTAATCGTTGGTGCTCCTTATGAATACTATAGCGGGTACAGAGTGGGTCGAAGTTATGTCTTTTTTGGCGGACGCAATGGTTTGGCTAGATCGGCCCATTTGTCAGACATGCCTGAGAACGTGGAAACCTGTGATGGGCTGGCCGAGGATGCCACGTGTTCGCCCGTCAGGCTGTGGCCCGATTACTCCTTGTGGCCCTCATCTGTCCTAGGTGGGGCATTTGTGAGCACTTATCCCTATTCCTCGGGGGATTTGTTTGGCTATTCAGTTGCTTTTTTGGGCGACATCAATGGGGATGGATATGACGATATCGGAATTGGTGCCCCTTACGGCGATTGGGACGGAAAAGCAGACCTGGCGGCACCGGCCGGGCAGGGCTATGTTTCCGATGTTGGCTATGTTGCGATCTACTTTGGTTCGCGCTTTGGTATTGGTTATGAAACTCCGACGGCAACAGGAATTCCATCTGGCTCAGATGCGAGATTTCGTTGGCTCAAAATATTTCCCCCAGTTGTTGAACAAAATATGAGATTTGGCTCTTCCATTGCTGGAAGAGGTGACGTGGACGGTTATTACAGAGTGAGAAATGCCAACGGTAAATCCTATGGTGGATCGGATTTTGTGGTAGGAGCTCCTGGCTTTTCGTATGCGAATCCTCAAGTAGGGCTGTTTCCATTCAACGGTAACCAAGGGATTTCTCCGGTCGGAGGAGGGTGGACTCGTTCTGCCGGAAGCTATGTCAACCCGACCAACGCCTGGGGAATGAACCAGGGGACGACCTCAACCGGAATTTCATTTTTATATTTTGGTCGTGGAATGTCATCTCTTCCTACCGGAGGAGACGTGGACAAACCCTATCGTAACAATTATTGGTCCTGTCAGGAAAGAGGAATGATTTCGAAACGTGATCATTACTCCTGTCTCACCAGTTCCTCCAGTTTTAGGATCTTATTTCCGAGAATTCCCAGCTCAGTAGGGTTTGGCGCAGCAGTACTGATTGCTGGAAATGCATCCAGGTATGATGAGAACAACGCTCTTTTGACTTCCTTTAAAGATCCGAATCGTGATGGGTTTGCTGAAGTCCTTGTTTCGGCACCTTACGGTGATGCGACCAATGCTGACGTCGGACATTTGTGGCAATTTTTTGGCAACGGTGGAAGACTTTTTGAAGGCCTTGATTTTAAAGGTGTCGCTGTCGGAGGGGACAGCGGACCAAATGGAGATTTCAGGATCAACGATCCAGCTTGTGTTGACTTTACTAACTTTGCTTTGGTTGCCAATCAAGCGGCTTGCGCGCCCACAGTACTGCGATCAGATTCCATCGCGGCTGGTACGCAGATGGGATCATCTGGCGGAGCTTTAGTTGCCTCCGATATCTCGGGGGATGGACTTTTAGATATTGTCGTAGGGGCACCAAATGATAGCACAAAAGGAGCAGCTTCAGGAGCTGTCTTTGTCTATCGAAGTGCTCCAAATATTGGGGTGACTTCGGTCTTTTCTAAGCTTTATAGCGAGCAGGGAGACATCGACGACAGGTTGGGGACTTCCGTTGCCTCGGGCAATTTTAACGGCGATTTTGGAGCTTCGGTGTCTTTGATTGATATTGCGGTTGGGGCTCCTGGAGATGAGGCCCATCGGCCAGGGGCTGGCATGATCCACCTCTTCAACACAGCAAATGGGACAACTCTTCCGGCTATTCGGTCTGAAAGTGATGTCAAGCTGAGCGACGATCTGGCGACATTGTCCGATTATCTCTATTACAAGACTCAAATTGTCGGAGATCTGAATGGGGATGGCTATGATGATGCTGTTGGGCGCATGGTCAGAATATCATCTGCTGGTGTTAGAACTATGGATGCGATTGTTTACTATGGATCAAAGGTGGGATTGGTAACGACGGAACTTTGTCGCAATAACCCTTCAAAAATTTTCCTTGCTGGAAGTGAAAATCTGAGCAGTTGCTATCCGGCTGTTAATCAAAGCATTAGTTCAACGAAGCCTGGTATTCGTTTGCCGCAACTAATTCTGAAGCCGAATAATGTGTCTGACTTTTGGGTCTCTTATGCTTTACCCACTGGCGATGTGAATGGTGACAGTTTTGACGATGTGGCCTTTATCGATACCTCTAACTCCCTTATCATTTACTTCGGGACTGGAGGCGGACTTCAGGCTGTGTCCAACCCCTCTTGGATTCCCGATGTGAACGATCCTCAGATCGTAACCCAGTCTTTTATGCCAGGAATTTCAGAAAACACTGTAGGATGCAACTCCATTGGATGCTCAGGTTCTGGGATCAACACTTCAATTGAAAATGAACTGCTTGCTCATGGTGATTTGAACGGAGATGGGTTTGAAGACGTGGTGATTGCCAACCCGCGGGCGTCCAGCCCTTTGATGAATACGATAGCAGCTCCCAAACTGCCCCCTGCAGAGTTGAATGTTCTTGGAATTGGAGCGGGAGCCGGATGGCATTGCAATCCCGCACCAGCCTCAAACGATGCGAGATGCAGCACAGGTGCAGCTATCCCCAATCATGGTATTGTTTATGTTTTATATGGTTCGGCAAATGGATTGCAAACGCCGAGTCTGAGAGGCCTCGCCTCGCCAGGCACAGATTTTTCATTGACGAATTCCACTTACGCCGTGAGTGGATATGATTCTGAATCCAACGTATCCCAGCGGGCTTGTTCGCCAGGTACTGCTAAGTCCTGCAGGGGACAATTTTTACGCAATCCGATTTTTGAGAACGTGAACTATGGTTATGCCGAATTGGGGCATTTATTTGGGTCTGGAATTGTTGTCATGGATCATGATAACGACGGCTATGACGATCTTTTGGTTGGAGCCATGGGATTTGAAGACTTAACCTGTCTTCAAGGTTCAAGCCTTCGGGACTATGGGCGCATTTATGTATTTGGGGGATCCGATGAGGGTATTGTTGCCGGCCCAGAAACGAGCTACTACATGGGTTATTCTTCTCTGGCATCTTGTCCGAGCACTCTCACAAATCCGGCCGTTGATGATAAAGCTTTGGGGACTCAGATCCTTGGAAATCAAAAATTGAGAGCTTTGATGCCACAAATAGCTTATGAGGTGTCTAATCCATCCAACGGCACGAGACGTCTTTTTGGATCCTTCATGAGTGTCGCAGGTGATTTAAATAAGGATGGATATGAAGATCTCATTGTTACGACTCCTAACGAAGGCTCTCAAAGTTACGGAACTCCTGGTTTGGCCTATGTTTACTATGGGCCACTTTGTGGCGCAGACAATGAAATAGGAATGCTGTCGTTGACGCAAAATGAATCGAACTTCAATCGCCAGTTTCTATGGTCGAATCCAACAGATGCGGGGCAGATATCCAGTATTAACTTTGCGAGTGATTGTCAGACTCCGGGCGGTCCAAAACTGCCGATGCAGAAGTTTCTTGTTTTGGGATCGGCCTCCGGGGATATGAATGGGGCCAATGTCCTTGGCGCCAGAAAAGGCCTGGGGGATGTTAACAAGGATGGCTATGACGACATTTTGATAGGGGGCAGAAACTGGGATGATCTGACGAGAGATTATAATGATATCGGAAGAGGGGTCATCTATTTTGGCAGTTCACGTGGCCTTTTCACCTCTGAATATCCCGATCTGAATTCTGTCGCAGATAGTCTAGGTCGCTATAAGCCATTTATGATCGTTCCAAAATTCGATCTTCCTGGGGCCATCTTTTTTTCAAAAAAATCGTCCTTGGGTGATGTAAACGGAGATAGTTCTGCAGATTATATGATTGTGACACCTGGCTACGATGGGGAAGGTGATTTGAAGGGCGTCGATTTAGGGGGATTTTTTCTCTTTTATTGA
- a CDS encoding FG-GAP repeat protein, producing MGTYFRCLDLGTWRIVIAATGVLAGLLTTGCKKVGYQSGTVVPSFSGIEKAIVLSPTAVKLTWTQSSRYSEFRVYRAGVSQPISTEQFSEKTVSGLLPANTYQFSVTGFNALELEEEGLDNFTEVRTFNTFTGLSAGSVSVQSSTRINLTWTLTDPSVSYDVFYKEFTDTWNFSSAALRVTGSNLASVTGLKGGTNYCFFVQAVYLDGTTEPLTSDSSAVAASTQCGVTSSDLNNLPSISMHPGIPGNYPWFTAIGGDSTYLTDIFELASNQNIASRIGNGPFKSFSAITVGPHKYYAVIKNQAGAQARSEVVVGQAEGAFSSIRNMKTSSSFHEISPPLLGGGKGLQSFGQVLARGDFNCDGFSDLAVSAPDSTPVIGQQHFDTMGSVAIYYTYDPPPYLDPVLGIVDPPPTLNTSAAPSATGTFPNPQLIYFPVTVSGTRLGEHMSVGNANGDCFYRDGASSYGGQCDSLFSTFAGTPNLVKIKKCEDLAFSDSLSQVYVAFGDPTSGLVAGSGSNNFGVNELTCDAVSNSCRSVRMSVSGTSSFGRALTFGDFNNDGFDDLAVGAVQSNTGVVYVLRGSSQGLYPQSSSKAFDFILASDIGAGSLIDGNVFDGEPGESSFSSSLATAYNSRNCNKGLSAYSYRPLGPLDGYGFDFGKCDDLVIGVPLRMNNQGSIVTCKAKLPLNSDGTKPDKQKIYDWTCEETVPSELYGLDARYGSSLVGAENMNGYPLDNAVGSVPPLPSITGAIFVGAPYATVSGATNAGSVYGYYVTPQSDNHDLGGIQGILASASKKHQVTARNTVPCNPQNNNVTTGPLKHCEHQVLYNTPAQASSHFGYTLGVVDDFEDIGRGIPSLAVGAPYRDVLSSGGSGTLVDAGAIYVYRADISTFGIDGGSQVTQTQASDNTLSNCLSSCTWYSGGVSPFGPSMMYPSDLNKGAYFSLGGIVGGDFNGDGTGDVISSAPQDSQIVAGNGAAFLFLSSGTFGASVNNVDKKINPNFSKELNYKFERAKVVGDINGDGYDDVLTYLESQGKTSLVLFYGSIAGLISTPAPSLFPIDLGPKLISYEDDSSFGFSFHRIGSVNGDAYDDILIIGNSGSYIFYGSFAGLISSAVPQISPTGKNPLIFGKVVGGASVTLRFNQVFGLPTVTGTYDASNQSVGYGDFNGDGYSDMAIAMTNSFALPSDQNAALSAAGISGLYGATNSGSVAVVYGGANGPQTNRSSGRVTVDTGSGTTTVDVVAVDPCAGGVDPVCKVQLIASPEGNASGFGFGILGFSSIEESQGEEFDELLVGDNQYSANSGRVYLFKGTTRGLSPKSLQTLVPYYAGHQFGYNLAQMGDINGDDFPDLGVSSPGSEPGYVYVFYGGLVDTKGAFYGPSTLVATDYWTMAPANPLNKPHIDASQPWPQILQPLSVSSGDGFGYGLSSAGDFNQDGFLDLFVNVAAGDYNEELTLSETGYGIIYFGSDLGLQALVQPSTSPQCYVGSGGVCNPFQFYLPNREAYEHTWMSGNSSGDLNGDGVEDILFGGFGRTHPSGLAYSVGIIYVIY from the coding sequence ATGGGAACGTATTTTCGCTGTTTAGATCTCGGCACATGGCGCATTGTCATTGCTGCCACTGGAGTTCTGGCTGGGCTGTTAACCACCGGGTGCAAGAAGGTGGGTTATCAGTCTGGAACTGTCGTTCCCAGTTTCTCAGGAATTGAAAAAGCGATTGTTCTGAGCCCTACGGCTGTCAAATTAACCTGGACCCAGTCCTCCCGATATTCTGAATTTCGCGTTTATCGAGCGGGTGTCAGTCAACCCATCAGCACAGAGCAGTTTTCAGAAAAAACTGTATCAGGTTTGTTGCCTGCGAACACCTACCAATTTTCTGTGACGGGATTTAATGCCTTGGAACTTGAGGAAGAGGGTTTGGATAATTTTACTGAGGTAAGGACATTCAATACGTTTACTGGCCTATCAGCAGGTTCTGTGTCTGTGCAGTCGTCCACTCGCATTAACTTGACCTGGACTTTAACTGATCCTTCAGTCAGCTACGATGTGTTTTACAAGGAGTTTACTGATACCTGGAATTTTAGTTCTGCGGCTCTGAGAGTGACTGGAAGCAATCTTGCCTCTGTGACAGGCCTGAAGGGCGGGACAAACTATTGCTTCTTTGTCCAGGCGGTCTACTTGGACGGGACTACCGAACCCTTGACCTCAGATAGCAGCGCCGTGGCAGCTTCGACTCAATGTGGGGTGACCTCCAGCGATTTGAATAATCTGCCGAGCATTTCTATGCATCCGGGAATTCCAGGAAATTATCCTTGGTTTACCGCAATTGGTGGAGATTCGACATACCTCACTGACATTTTTGAATTAGCGAGCAATCAAAATATTGCTTCTCGCATTGGCAATGGGCCGTTTAAATCCTTCAGCGCGATAACTGTGGGCCCCCATAAATATTATGCGGTCATAAAAAACCAAGCGGGCGCTCAGGCTCGCTCTGAGGTTGTGGTGGGGCAGGCAGAAGGGGCATTTAGTTCAATAAGAAACATGAAGACCAGCTCATCTTTTCACGAGATTTCTCCTCCCTTACTGGGCGGAGGAAAGGGGCTTCAGAGCTTCGGTCAGGTTCTGGCGCGGGGGGACTTTAACTGTGATGGATTTTCCGATCTTGCGGTGAGCGCACCCGATTCCACGCCTGTTATTGGCCAGCAGCATTTTGATACAATGGGAAGCGTTGCCATTTATTACACTTATGATCCTCCACCTTATTTGGATCCTGTTTTAGGAATTGTTGATCCCCCTCCAACTCTCAATACCTCAGCAGCGCCCAGTGCCACTGGCACATTTCCGAATCCACAACTCATCTATTTTCCAGTGACTGTTTCGGGGACGCGACTGGGTGAACATATGTCTGTTGGAAATGCCAATGGCGATTGTTTTTATCGTGATGGAGCTTCATCCTATGGTGGCCAATGCGATTCCTTGTTCTCAACATTTGCAGGAACCCCTAATTTGGTAAAAATCAAAAAGTGTGAGGATCTTGCCTTTTCGGATTCTCTGAGTCAGGTATATGTTGCATTTGGCGATCCGACATCTGGATTGGTGGCAGGTTCTGGAAGCAACAATTTCGGTGTTAATGAACTCACTTGCGATGCGGTCTCCAACAGTTGCAGGTCTGTCAGAATGTCCGTCAGTGGCACGAGCTCATTTGGAAGGGCCCTGACTTTTGGCGACTTTAATAATGATGGATTCGATGACCTTGCCGTGGGAGCGGTTCAAAGCAATACGGGAGTTGTTTATGTTTTGAGAGGATCGAGTCAGGGCCTGTATCCGCAATCTTCGTCGAAGGCGTTTGACTTTATTTTAGCTAGCGACATCGGCGCTGGATCTCTCATTGACGGGAATGTTTTTGATGGGGAGCCGGGCGAGAGTAGCTTCTCCAGTTCCCTCGCGACAGCTTATAATTCCAGGAACTGCAATAAAGGCCTTAGCGCGTACAGTTATCGGCCTCTGGGTCCACTTGACGGCTACGGCTTTGATTTTGGCAAGTGCGATGACCTCGTGATTGGAGTCCCGTTGAGAATGAATAATCAAGGATCTATTGTCACCTGCAAGGCAAAATTACCTTTGAATTCTGATGGAACAAAGCCAGACAAACAGAAAATTTACGATTGGACTTGTGAGGAGACTGTTCCCTCTGAGCTATATGGTCTCGATGCCAGATATGGTTCAAGTCTTGTGGGTGCTGAAAACATGAATGGCTACCCATTGGATAATGCCGTGGGGAGCGTGCCGCCGCTGCCCTCAATTACAGGAGCGATTTTCGTGGGCGCACCTTATGCGACCGTATCAGGCGCTACGAACGCTGGATCTGTCTACGGCTATTATGTGACACCTCAATCTGATAATCATGATTTGGGCGGAATTCAGGGAATTCTCGCGTCCGCCTCAAAAAAACATCAGGTGACGGCTCGAAATACAGTGCCTTGCAATCCGCAAAATAACAACGTGACGACGGGTCCACTTAAGCATTGTGAACATCAGGTGCTATACAACACGCCTGCTCAAGCAAGTTCGCATTTTGGTTATACTCTTGGAGTGGTCGATGATTTTGAAGATATTGGCCGAGGAATACCATCTTTGGCGGTCGGGGCACCTTATCGAGATGTTTTGAGCTCAGGTGGCTCTGGAACGCTTGTCGATGCTGGGGCTATCTACGTTTATCGAGCTGATATTTCAACGTTTGGAATTGACGGAGGGTCTCAGGTAACTCAGACACAGGCCTCTGACAATACTTTGAGCAACTGCCTTTCATCTTGTACCTGGTACTCGGGTGGAGTGAGCCCATTCGGTCCATCGATGATGTATCCCAGTGACCTCAACAAGGGAGCATACTTTTCGTTGGGAGGTATTGTTGGCGGTGACTTTAATGGTGATGGAACGGGAGATGTGATCTCCTCAGCCCCTCAGGACTCCCAGATTGTGGCAGGAAATGGCGCGGCCTTCCTGTTTTTATCAAGCGGTACATTTGGAGCTAGCGTCAACAATGTTGATAAAAAAATAAATCCTAATTTTAGCAAGGAATTGAATTACAAATTTGAAAGAGCCAAGGTTGTTGGAGATATAAATGGTGATGGGTATGATGATGTTTTGACCTACCTTGAATCGCAGGGGAAAACTTCTCTGGTTTTATTCTATGGTTCGATTGCTGGTCTCATTTCGACTCCTGCTCCAAGTTTGTTTCCGATTGATTTGGGTCCAAAATTGATTAGCTATGAGGACGATTCAAGTTTTGGATTTAGTTTTCATCGAATTGGCAGCGTCAATGGCGATGCCTATGACGATATTTTGATCATAGGAAATAGCGGCAGCTATATTTTCTACGGTTCCTTTGCCGGGTTGATTTCTTCTGCTGTGCCGCAGATTTCGCCAACCGGGAAAAATCCTCTGATTTTTGGCAAGGTTGTCGGTGGCGCATCTGTAACGCTTCGGTTTAATCAAGTTTTTGGTTTGCCTACGGTGACCGGCACTTATGATGCGAGCAACCAGTCGGTTGGTTATGGTGATTTTAATGGCGATGGATATAGCGATATGGCAATCGCTATGACTAATTCTTTTGCTCTACCCTCAGATCAAAATGCGGCACTTTCGGCAGCTGGTATCAGCGGTCTATACGGAGCGACGAACAGTGGATCTGTGGCTGTCGTTTACGGAGGGGCCAACGGTCCTCAAACCAATCGATCTAGCGGCAGGGTTACCGTTGACACTGGCTCGGGGACGACAACTGTCGATGTTGTGGCCGTCGATCCTTGCGCGGGTGGCGTTGATCCCGTTTGCAAAGTTCAGTTGATCGCAAGCCCCGAAGGAAATGCCAGTGGCTTTGGGTTTGGTATTCTTGGGTTTTCCTCAATTGAAGAATCTCAGGGAGAGGAGTTCGATGAGCTTCTGGTAGGTGATAACCAATACAGTGCCAATTCCGGAAGAGTTTATCTTTTCAAGGGAACAACAAGAGGCCTGAGTCCGAAGTCTCTTCAGACCTTGGTTCCCTATTATGCGGGCCACCAGTTTGGATATAATCTGGCGCAGATGGGAGATATCAACGGCGATGATTTTCCAGATCTGGGCGTGTCGTCACCTGGATCCGAACCAGGATATGTTTATGTATTTTATGGCGGATTGGTTGATACCAAAGGTGCGTTTTATGGGCCCAGCACACTCGTTGCCACTGACTATTGGACAATGGCACCTGCCAATCCACTTAACAAACCTCATATAGATGCGTCCCAACCTTGGCCCCAAATTTTACAACCACTTTCGGTTAGCTCTGGCGATGGATTTGGCTACGGTCTCTCTTCGGCTGGAGATTTTAACCAGGATGGATTTCTTGATCTTTTTGTCAATGTGGCTGCTGGCGATTACAACGAAGAATTGACTTTGAGCGAAACAGGTTATGGCATCATCTATTTTGGATCTGACTTGGGCCTCCAGGCCCTTGTGCAACCTTCAACTTCTCCTCAATGCTATGTGGGCTCGGGTGGTGTTTGTAATCCCTTTCAATTTTATCTTCCCAATAGAGAAGCATATGAGCACACCTGGATGTCAGGAAATTCTTCTGGAGATTTAAATGGAGATGGTGTTGAGGATATTTTATTTGGAGGATTTGGAAGGACTCACCCGAGCGGATTGGCTTATTCTGTGGGGATCATTTACGTCATTTATTAA
- a CDS encoding OmpA family protein — protein MQPENLKSEPATYRKRHSTEVEEGHKELTHDESNWLVSYADMMTLLFGFFVLLYSFSKIDKDKFTVIRKEVAAYFGGQIKENPAVREVVKDIEESTQESGVDPKEIVIQAKDSSIILNIQSELLFASGSAELGQDSIAVLSKIISSIKKHKMINKISVEGHTDDVPISSALFPTNWELSAARSSRVVRQFEAGGFPADRLKAEGYGSSLPLAANRDKEGRIISENLKINRRVVINVDFGHDVDAASKALHSPQFSSKEMKDPEEKSRELILDGQGGTQGLTSEDLKKRAEQAQARLNEANMKMKEIQKAEREKQEIEKLKAKVLEMENRAKEIEKEVQTKSNSL, from the coding sequence ATGCAGCCTGAGAACTTAAAGTCGGAACCTGCAACCTACCGCAAGCGTCATTCGACGGAGGTCGAGGAAGGGCATAAGGAATTGACGCATGACGAGTCAAATTGGCTGGTCAGTTATGCAGACATGATGACACTCTTGTTTGGTTTTTTCGTTCTCCTTTACTCATTTTCAAAAATTGATAAGGATAAATTTACGGTGATCAGAAAGGAAGTGGCCGCCTATTTTGGAGGTCAGATAAAGGAAAATCCAGCCGTTCGAGAAGTCGTGAAGGATATTGAAGAAAGCACACAGGAATCCGGTGTAGATCCAAAGGAAATTGTCATTCAGGCAAAGGACTCGAGTATCATCCTGAATATTCAAAGCGAGCTGCTTTTTGCCTCAGGTTCAGCAGAGCTTGGGCAGGACTCCATTGCCGTCTTAAGCAAGATTATTTCTAGCATAAAAAAGCACAAGATGATTAACAAAATCTCGGTTGAGGGACACACAGATGATGTCCCGATATCTTCGGCACTATTCCCGACAAATTGGGAACTTTCAGCGGCTCGTTCAAGTCGGGTCGTGAGGCAGTTTGAGGCAGGTGGCTTTCCAGCTGATCGGTTGAAGGCGGAAGGCTATGGCTCTTCATTGCCCTTGGCGGCGAATCGGGATAAGGAAGGACGGATTATTTCTGAAAACCTGAAAATCAATCGTCGCGTGGTCATCAATGTTGATTTTGGACATGACGTAGACGCTGCTTCGAAGGCCTTGCATTCACCGCAATTTTCGTCGAAGGAAATGAAAGATCCAGAGGAAAAGAGCCGGGAGCTTATATTAGACGGTCAAGGCGGGACTCAGGGGCTCACTTCAGAGGACTTGAAGAAGAGGGCCGAGCAGGCACAGGCGCGGCTAAATGAAGCCAATATGAAAATGAAGGAGATTCAAAAGGCCGAAAGAGAAAAACAAGAAATTGAAAAACTAAAGGCCAAAGTCTTGGAAATGGAGAACCGAGCAAAAGAGATAGAAAAAGAGGTTCAGACTAAAAGTAACTCGTTGTAA